The Mytilus galloprovincialis chromosome 4, xbMytGall1.hap1.1, whole genome shotgun sequence genome contains a region encoding:
- the LOC143070515 gene encoding uncharacterized protein LOC143070515 yields MLKTNYVKEPLLLVPPRNCLSVLCLNITTEETAGWIEVTNYICYILFPVILALSLLGQLINIIVLTKQIRLSIDTYFFVLSITTFVHVTTSVIITLQHYVDKMLADVLYYSILSHEWTLYIIVWIILSVALERTLTVTLYQTYNQVSPTQSWVISGLVIGVGFISTIPRLWQYDMINYYNQTSRGDYKPIQDSYQPSIIDRYHKAIEKTGDHKEYDVVYFWYITCIFIGLPFILMILTVIGLCTSVSTSRPIESKYRTDTALILNRRLKEEMRLTHLIIKLMSLFIVLMFPLILMHCLYFINVFDMNDPVCITVTNVLSLWYHIFFIIQQQIYFCYNKQYRLTFISLCCCFC; encoded by the coding sequence ATGTTGAAGACTAATTACGTGAAGGAACCACTGCTGTTAGTACCACCTAGGAACTGTCTATCAGTGCTTTGTTTAAACATCACCACAGAGGAAACAGCAGGCTGGATAGAAGTCACTAACTATATATGTTACATCTTGTTCCCTGTTATACTGGCTCTTAGTCTACTGGGACAGCTCATCAATATTATAGTACTGACAAAACAGATACGACTTTCTATAGatacatatttctttgttttgtcGATAACAACATTTGTACATGTTACGACATCAGTGATTATAACTCTCCAACACTACGTAGATAAGATGTTAGCCGATGTTCTATACTACAGCATCCTCAGTCACGAGTGGACTCTATATATCATTGTTTGGATTATACTTTCTGTAGCTTTAGAGAGGACACTTACGGTGACCTTATATCAGACTTACAATCAAGTCTCCCCCACACAATCGTGGGTTATATCTGGTCTAGTGATCGGAGTAGGATTTATAAGTACCATTCCACGATTATGGCAGTATGATATGATAAATTACTACAATCAAACATCTAGAGGAGATTATAAACCCATACAAGACAGCTACCAGCCTTCAATCATTGACAGATATCATAAAGCGATAGAAAAGACTGGTGATCATAAAGAATATGATGTGGTTTATTTCTGGTATATCACATGTATATTTATTGGCTTACCATTTATACTTATGATTCTAACCGTAATAGGACTTTGTACCAGTGTAAGTACATCAAGACCGATAGAATCTAAATATAGAACTGATACTGCCCTGATTCTTAACCGTCGTTTAAAAGAAGAAATGAGACTAACTCATCTAATAATTAAGTTAATGTCATTATTTATAGTTTTGATGTTTCCTCTAATACTGATGCACTGTCTGTATTTTATCAATGTCTTTGATATGAATGATCCAGTTTGTATTACAGTAACAAACGTATTGTCTCTATGGTACCATATATTCTTCATTATACAACAAcagatatatttttgttataacaaaCAATATCGGCTAACTTTTATTtcattatgttgttgtttttgttga